In Scatophagus argus isolate fScaArg1 chromosome 3, fScaArg1.pri, whole genome shotgun sequence, the genomic stretch TGAAGGGGGATCAAGCTGTTTTATTCTCATTTATTCACGTTTTAAACTTGTTTCTCTGAATGCTTGTATGTCAAAATGTGCAACGTACCTGCAATCATAATTAAATTCTGGATATAAAAAAGTACAGTTAAAATCTTCACAAAGTGTGAATAATGAGTTAAACAGGTTGAGTAAACTTTCCACCTGTTGCGTCAGGTTAAGTCCATTATGCACTTTATACACTACCTGGTTAAGTGCACACAGTACAAATAAATTCACTAGTTAGTGAAAATGATGGAGCTGGTTTTTCTATGTAATCAGCCACTAATGGTAATCATCACTGATGATGAGGGGAAATGACTCTGTGGTTGCCTTTGTCAAAtatcctgttgttgtttttgcgtGGATTTAACACCTAAAACCTGTTCAAGCTAATCTGCTCCACTGTCATTCAGCCATACAGTTTATGGAAAACCTACTGACCTGCTGTTTTATCTTATTCACTCAGACTTCCATGTAGAGGAGGAAATAGTTTTGATCACAGTAGTCTTTTAGGCCGGCTTATCTGGCCCGATTCCACAAAGTCACtcttgttcttttgtcttccctctttgtgtttttcgaTCAGCGGTGTTTTCATCCTGCTTCAGGTGCAGGAGTTCAGACAGGTTTCCTATGTTCCTGAATGGTACTCACCCCTCAGGGACCGTCCTTTGTTAGACCAGTGCCAGTTAGGTTGAAGCATAAACTTGtagcttttttgtgtgtgtgttgtgcatctgagcttttgacatttttttccattttaaagctGCGGTAACCGATACCTTTTTCAGTGATCAAATGTGATGTGATAGGAGTCACTCATTGTGACGAAGCCACAGAAACTGATTTCCTCAGCTCAGCAGAGCATTTTGGTGCCTTtcactttattgttttggttttgtagcCTACATCTTTACTTTTTTGCTTCACTCTCATCTATATGTTATATATAGTCAGGTATAGTCAGCTATAGTCAGgacctgaaatattttttggcTGCTgtatttcaaatgtatttttgttaattCACTTTCTGCCTTCTGAAGTTCCACATTTAAACCACATGAGCACAAAAACCTTTAATCCCTTAATCGGTTGTGTTTCTATCCTCTCAGGGTGTGACTGTCAGTGTCCAGGCGACCACATTAAATGAGAGCGGGAGTTATTCAGCAAACCGACCAAACGGCTTGGATCAGTTCAAGGAGAAGGAGCAGTAATGACCTGCGAGGACGAATGAACTCACTGTGGAGTGCCTCCACTGAGTCAGTGCTCTGTCAGCAACGTTTGTTACACTCCTGAGCAGAAGTCATCGAGGTCTCAGTGTTTCCATCTTTATTGTCCTGATTTTCCTCCAAATGTCACTATGGTTTAGGCCAATCTGGATCTCATCATGTGTAATCATACTGGTTTTgattgtgttcatgtgtgtgtctagtCCACATTCTCACACGTCCACAGATGGTGATAACAGAAGAGATGAGCTGGTTTTGAAGTACCACAGAAACTGTACTTCATTTTGTATATAAATTTCTTACTTTTTCCAATGAAAATTCCTTGATTGATATTTTTGTAATGCATAATATTTTCATAAGGGACCAATTCCACTTCATTTCCCCTGAGAACTGGGATTTCAAATCCCTTTATGCAGTATATATACTTGCTTTCCCTGCATATACTTTACTCTGTGTCCTCAAATAACTGCATCCTTGAAATCACTGAGCGACTTCAGATTCCAGCTTCACTCTGGGATCTAAATCCATATGAGTAGTGTTTGTCTGTCCCTGCACATTAGCAAATAGCTGTGTTTTCCCTTTGCTGGGCTATTTTAATCACACCATTGTTAGAGTGTTATCTGCACTAAACACATTTGCAAACTCACACAAAGCACATGTCCTAATcaagcagaaagaggaaaaagggaaCAAAGATAAAACAGGGGTGCTCGTCTGTCACTGTCATCATATCAATAAAACTCTTCAACTAGCGGTGTCCTGATACAGACACAGAATTAAAGAGAAATGCTGTTCAggtatttgttttcatcatttttgttaaaaaaagagagaaaacaagaaagttAACTAAAGAAACTAAAGAATTTCAGAGCTACTGTATGTTGTAAGATAAAACTTCTCACAATACCCAGTCATGAAGGGCCTATGGACAAATAAATAGCAAGAAAGACATGGCAAGACACCCgcaaagaaagagacaaagttgTTTTAAGTCTCTTTGTTGTTGCTGGGTGTGCATCTCTGCGtagttgttttgctttttttttgtattcctgcagtattttgtgtgtcttgGTGGTCATTTAATGTGTAGTTGTAGTCATTTAGCGTGTCTTTGTGATAGTTTGCACctctttgtcattgttttgcACCTCTTTGGTCATTTAATGTCTCTTTGTGGTAGTTTTGTGTCCATTTGTCCATTTCTTTGGTTGACTTTCCAACAAGAAATGTTAACTGTCACTTCACAGGTTCTGGTCTCCGGTCAGGCCCAGTAGGCCTGTCCATCCATGGCCCCACTGCACTCTAAATATACATAACTAAATAATGAGAAGATTCACTTTGGAAGATATGAATTTAACACTGATGCAGTGCAATTTTTACCACGGAATAGTTTCATCAGTCACAGCACgaaagcagaaaaatatcaTGGCTTTCTTTGCCTCAACTGCCTTTACACAGTAGATTTTCTAATTTGagagtttatttgtttgcaGAAAACAATCATGAATGTCAGGGTCACGTTGCTTTTTCAAGGTAATTTAGACAGTGCATTGGACATTTCGTTACATCTGATCTTGGCAGTAGTTCAAAACAGATTCAAAGCAGAGACCCTGTTGGCATATAGCACCCTCTAGTGGAGAGATTTGTTACATATCAGCTTCAGgttacaaaataattttgtttgacCACTAGATATTTGACAGCAAATAATTTGAGACTCTAGCTGCTTTAATTTGCTTTGTTGTCTCCCTCATTCCTCAAAAAAGATTTATTGCAATGCATTTAGCAAATGTGTGGCATTAGTCACAAAGTAATGACTgtaaaaagagagaacaaaaggcagATCCTAAATCCTCCAAGTGAATGTAGAACATGATCTGAGCCCTGAGGGTGACGATGACGCAGCCCAACATTTAGAGAAGCAATAattaaaaactgcaacaaaatgacatttgctTAAATTTCTTTTATAATGAGCGTTTTACACTGTCAGTGGTGGACAGGAATGCTTTTAAGGACATTGAATGACAATGCAAACCGAGCTTGTGACCCACCACCCCCAACATATAGCAATTGACAAAGAAATACAGGGGTGTTTacaacatttgaaataaatttttaaaaaaatgcccATAATGCTGTGAGCAGACATCTCACAgcagtgatttttgtttgtttgttttgttttttgggtgaGGCAGGCATGTTAAATCTCAGTGTTAACACATTAAATATCACCGTAAAAACAATGAACAGTGTTCGACAGTTTCAAATCCCGACATGAAGCATTGTTTTGAACACATACCTACACAAAAGCCTTTTATAATAGTGATGAATGTGATTCGGACATCTTTCCACAGAGCTAACATCGAATGCATTttagtgggaaaaaaaggaaaaaaaaaactcacgGAGACATCACacaaaatagttttaaaatatTCCTCTggagatataaaaaaaaaaaccccagcagATAACAAGAAATAACTTAATAGGAAACGATAATACAAGGGTGCCATCTAAAGGCCATGGTATAAAAGAACAGCGTTGTCACTTCAGGCATGACTAACAGTAACTCTCCAAAGAGGAGAGGATATAAAAAGGGGATTTTCAAGCCTTGGTGCTCCACTGTCTCACCTTTTCTCGTTGACTTTGTCTCACTGGGTGTCACTCAGTCATCATCTCATGCTCTGACACTCATACCAGGTTTCAATTTGTCATCAATACTCCCACTAATTTTATCtcgatgtttttctttttctttttttttttccttctcctatactgaggaaaaataaacatgcgCTTTGGTTCAGTCAACTTTCCTTTTAGGCAGCATGTAAAGATGGAAAATGCAGTCTTACTCGTCAGCGTGCACTGGAGAGAAACCTCTTCTTCAGAGAGTGACAGACAGCAGACGACGAAAAACAAAGCTGCTCCCAGATCAGGTAACACCGGTTGTGAGTCCAGATGGGTGGGACCAaaactgtctctgtctcagatGTGATTTATCACTCACAAATGACACTTAAGATTCTGAGTAAAAGGGTTGGGGTAGCAAAGccatcacacaaacagataaaaacactcCAAAGCCGGCGGCCAAACCTCTGGACCGACCGGTCAGTCACAGAGCAGAGGTACCACAGGTGAAAAGGTTTTCGATGCGTTTGCAAAAAGCATACCTGTGCTCTGTGTCTGCAAGATTGTCACTTCCTGGGAAGTGTCCCCAAGTGTCCTCGTCCTCAGCCTCTTCCATGCTTTTCCAAGCTCAGTGTTTCTGGATAGTGCAAATTGAAGGAGGCCACATGGGCCTCCACCCACATTAACATAAAAGGACATTGAACTGACTCAGACTGGATAGATGCTACTTGTTGGGCTTTCCCAAAGCTCAGTGTCTGAGTTAGAGCAACTCGAGGATGGTGCACCCAGATAAgatctgacaaacaaaaaagcagagtCCCTTTGTAGTCTTGACACCCGGTGTGTGTAAACAAGATGACATGTTTTTACACTTCTGAAGAGACTCTGAACttttttatcttgttgtttactgtgtatGCTCACCACAGAGCTCGGCTCTGGCTGAATAAACACGTTAAAAATGCCCTAATGGCCCTTTTTCACTACAGTAAAGGCTGAAAGCCTCTCAAGGTTAAGGTCAAGGTTTTCAAGAAAAGGCAAACCAAAGTGTCTGAAATCCTATCTGATGGGATGCGGAGGAGGAGAACTTCTTTGGCAACTCAGGAAGAGCAGAGGAACCTTcaggacaaagaggagaggagctaATTATGAGTCAAACACTGGAATCGGTTCTTGAAGTACAGAAGGCCGTTTTTCGTGTGTGTGGCGTCAGAGGAGGCCAGCGGGTACCGAAACTTGGCGTAAGTCTTGTCGCTCTCTGACTGGCTGACCCAGGGGAGTTTGATTTTGGTTGCATGATTGACGATGACATCATCGCAAGAGCCCACGTGGAGAGACCCCAGGCCGTCGATGAAGAACtctgcaaagcaaacacaaacaaaatgagtcaGCCGAACAGATTCAATaactcatttttaatttaacgAAAAATTCTCATTTATTAACTTCTCAAACCTCTTTGAGTCTGTCAACCAAACTCATTTCAAACCATCAAAACTTAATCATAAATTCGTGTTTTATATTCACCATAAACTTATATCTCATATTATATCCCTcttaacacaaaaaaacagtatgaaAAATTTGTTTGAAACACTTTCTGTATAGAATTAGCATGTGTGCTAGTATTGTGTTGGGACTCAGCTACTGCTTTTTCTCACCTCCTGCCCCAACAACAGCATGTTTATATTCATGCTGCTGGGCTTCTATGTCTGTGGctttaagaaaagaaacagcaatAAATGCCCTAACATGCTGTGAACATCTGTCCACTCACCCAGGTGAGCTACCCTGGCGAGGCGCGGGTCAAATCCGACCTGCTGGACTTTGTCGGTGCGAGCCAGGAAGAAGTTGATGACGCCGTCAGTCACAACACAGTTGGGGAAACCCTGGATTATGTGATGAAATCCTCTCCTCATGTGTAAACAGTCACCATCCTCCTCCCCTGGCTCAATGGAAATGGTCTGTCTGTAGGTGGCAGTGTAACCTGTGGCCTCCCGCACTGCACCACCcacctggagaaaacacacacacacacacacacacacacacacacacacacacaccacacgcTCAGCAAAAGCACCAGACTGCCACAACCATTGAAAACAAGCAGTTTATTCATCCGTCCCTCACCAGATCCAGAGTGGTTCTCTCTAAAACATCCACAAGTTTCTCCAGCTTGGTGTTGGCTGTGAAGATGAAGTCGTCATCCACCCACAGCACGTACTTCGTGGTCACCTGAGAGACAGCCAGGTTTCGTCCGGCAAACCAACCCTATGACACACGACAAGCAGCTTGAACACCAAAGAGGATCAATAATGAAGGCTAAGATGCAAAATTAGAAGACCTTCCCACCTTTCCAAAGGGCATGATGTAATGTTCGATGAAAGGCCCGGAGATGGTTTTGGGATTTTCACTGTCGTCAGCGATCACTATGGTGACGGTAGGATAGTATCTTCTCACGCTGTCAATGAGATTTTGAAGCTTATCGTACCGCAAGAAGGTTTTAGTAGCTATGGTAACGAGGGCACTGACATTGTACTCTGCAGAGAAGGAAGATCAAAAAAACCGTTAGAGGAAAGTTAGCCCTTTTTTAAGCAAGTAATGATGTATCTATATTGTACAGGGTTATGATTTATTAGCTCCATTTATGGGCACAGTTGTGTGTTTTACCTCCTTTAGACCCTGTGTTATACAGTTTGGGTGTCACACCATGACGAATCTTGACGCTGAAGACGGCTTGATGCCCCTCCGTCTCAATCTGCACTAAAAGATAcaacaaaaatgactttaatgaATTTGATCGGTGTAATAGGATCTAACAGAGGCCGGCTGATTCCCGTCCATCTGTTGCTCAGAGCCATAAAATAGTCAGACTCTCCATAACTCTCCAGAAAACCACCAattgtttttacactttctGGTGGTTTTTgtaaagattaaacaaacaagacagaatgTGTTAGTGAATTTTAGAGGATCAGGTAGGTGGAATTGGTTACCttcaggcagaaaaaaaactcatcTTTTTCAAATCTTTATGCTAACCTAAGCTAACAGGCTGTCAGCTGTTGCTTCATATTTACTATAAAGACACGAAAGTTGTGACAAATGAAACGCGTTACTCTTTGACTGATAAGGTTTACTCAGATGTTGAACTTTAAATCTGGTCCCAGATCACAGAAGACgtcctacatgaaactgcagAGAACCGCAGGGCCCCAGTTCATCCCCCATTTGATTTCCCAGGTGTAAAATTACATAGTAATGACATCAGACTGAATAGATCCACTTCTAGTAAAGACATTTTCCAAGGGATGTGCTCCTCGAAAAAACATAACCACCGTTTTACAGATGCTACTTTTATAAAGTAAGATTACGGGGGGAAAGAAGATGTTTGTTTGAGGTCTTACCTGCGTCTGCTGTGCTCGGGTGAAATAGCGTGTTTGTGTAGgtgacaaactgcagctgtcGGTTCAGGTTGGGCAGGAGGCTGCTTGACAGAGTCATGTGCATCTCGCCGTCACCTTTGATTTTCACTCTGTCTACCTCTGCTGCTACATTCAGAGTCCCCAGCGTTGCAGTGATGTTTATCTGCAGCGAGACGGAGAGAAAAATCAGTGGGATGAAAGGACAGGGGATATTTCAAATATGTCAAAGTGAAGACAGAAATACTGAAACACTTACTGAGTAGTGTTCTCTGCGAAGGTCGTTTAAGGCCAAGCCTGAAATCGTAAGATAAGAACTGACAGCCTCAGATGCTACAGCCACTGGGACATATTTAATCCACTTCCAAACACATGTTAAGACATACCACTTCAGTCATACAGATAAGTGAAATCCAACATGCTTTTCGTCCCACCCTGTCTGATGTCTTACCTGGGATGATGATTGTTTTCAGGGGTCGTACCTCCACCCCCTGTGTTGGATACTGTAAGGGATTGTTAGCCTGGGCAATGATGAGAACATCAGCAGATGTCTGTGACCTGAGGGGAAAAATTAACATCAGAACGATACCTGCTGTAGCCTACACAAAGCATATATCCACAAGCAAAACAGAGAAGGTGAACAAATACGTTTAAAATCcagtcagaaaacacaaagtggcACCTATTAACAACAGACTATTCAGGGTTAAAAATATCAAGTGATGCAGTATAAGCAGAAAAGCACATGACTGGCAACAATGTTTGACGTCTCTGTCTTATAAGGGGGGAGGCAAGTTTATTTATATCGTGCCATTCAGACGCAAGGCAAATCAAAGTGCTTCACAGGGGCATAGAAAAATAAGGCCTTAAGAAAATTATGATATAAATGAGCTGGCAGTTTCAGTAGGACTCAAGAGGATAGAAACTCAAGTTGCTTCACCTTGTTTGGTTTTGATCCCGAGAAGACTGAGTAAACCCAGATAAACCGAGGGGTCTGGAAACTACATAATGTACAACTAAAGCAGAGAGGTATTTAGTTCCAAGACCATTTAGTGCTTTATAGACAGGCAACTGGGTGTTAAAATCTAATCCTTTGACAAACAGGAGGCCAGTACTGTGATTTTGGAGCTGCAGATGCCCATGAGACACCATTACAATTGTATCGCTGCTGAAAATATACCCATGATCAAGTGTTTCTGTATCTGTACAGAAATCACTCGATTCTTGCTACGTTTTAAGGTGGTAGGGGGCGGGTTTGTAATTCTCTTCACATGGCCGACTCAGATTTCTGGCTTGATTTGTAGATGCTGAGCAACAATTCAGCACGTTGATGTTGAGtagaagaggacagaaaagaagcCGACAACTAGCTGCTTACCTTTTCTGGAAACCTTTGTACTCTTTGGCCCGTCTCCTCTTCATTTCCTCCAGCTCAGAGGCCTCGAAGGCAGTGTGCAGCGGGTGTGCCGACACCCGCGGGAACAAGAGTTGGGCAAAAGGCAGGTTTACTCCACCACTCTCGCCCTCGCATACACATCCATTACGCGCCAACAAGCTGGACAAATCACCAGAGGCATATGGATGGGAGGAAATCAGGTTTTAACTAAGCCCTGTTGTGCTGAGATGGAACAGATTAACTGGTTACAATGTGCCCATACCTTGCCACATTTTCCCTCACATGAAAGGGGATGTTGCCTAACCGGTGGTCCGGTTCTGGGAGCCTCTCCTCCAGATGCTTCTCCACCATTGGCCCCGGTCGCTGCCACGCATCCACTGTGGTGTAAGCCCGAGTGGGCCACGAATGGAGGAGGGCCAGCACCAGCACCACAGACACCAGGATGGCGAGCAACACCGTCTTTTTCAGGGAGCGCATCCTAAAAAcctgacacagacacatgaatgTTGAAAGACTTACTGGttctttctgtttacatttgcCAGAGAGATTCCTAACATGACTCCAATACAAGCGATGTGGAACAAAATCAGGGTCTTTGTTCTGTGTAACAATATCAGGCTTGTACTGTCTTGTGAGGACAAAATATTCTGTGTTGCTGTATGTCCTCTGCAGCTCAGCGCACAAGCCTGAAATCCA encodes the following:
- the b4galnt1b gene encoding beta-1,4 N-acetylgalactosaminyltransferase 1 isoform X1 gives rise to the protein MRSLKKTVLLAILVSVVLVLALLHSWPTRAYTTVDAWQRPGPMVEKHLEERLPEPDHRLGNIPFHVRENVASLLARNGCVCEGESGGVNLPFAQLLFPRVSAHPLHTAFEASELEEMKRRRAKEYKGFQKRSQTSADVLIIAQANNPLQYPTQGVEVRPLKTIIIPGLALNDLRREHYSINITATLGTLNVAAEVDRVKIKGDGEMHMTLSSSLLPNLNRQLQFVTYTNTLFHPSTADAVQIETEGHQAVFSVKIRHGVTPKLYNTGSKGEYNVSALVTIATKTFLRYDKLQNLIDSVRRYYPTVTIVIADDSENPKTISGPFIEHYIMPFGKGWFAGRNLAVSQVTTKYVLWVDDDFIFTANTKLEKLVDVLERTTLDLVGGAVREATGYTATYRQTISIEPGEEDGDCLHMRRGFHHIIQGFPNCVVTDGVINFFLARTDKVQQVGFDPRLARVAHLEFFIDGLGSLHVGSCDDVIVNHATKIKLPWVSQSESDKTYAKFRYPLASSDATHTKNGLLYFKNRFQCLTHN
- the b4galnt1b gene encoding beta-1,4 N-acetylgalactosaminyltransferase 1 isoform X2; the encoded protein is MRSLKKTVLLAILVSVVLVLALLHSWPTRAYTTVDAWQRPGPMVEKHLEERLPEPDHRLGNIPFHVRENVASLLARNGCVCEGESGGVNLPFAQLLFPRVSAHPLHTAFEASELEEMKRRRAKEYKGFQKRSQTSADVLIIAQANNPLQYPTQGVEVRPLKTIIIPGLALNDLRREHYSINITATLGTLNVAAEVDRVKIKGDGEMHMTLSSSLLPNLNRQLQFVTYTNTLFHPSTADAVQIETEGHQAVFSVKIRHGVTPKLYNTGSKGEYNVSALVTIATKTFLRYDKLQNLIDSVRRYYPTVTIVIADDSENPKTISGPFIEHYIMPFGKGWFAGRNLAVSQVTTKYVLWVDDDFIFTANTKLEKLVDVLERTTLDLVGGAVREATGYTATYRQTISIEPGEEDGDCLHMRRGFHHIIQGFPNCVVTDGVINFFLARTDKVQQVGFDPRLARVAHLEFFIDGLGSLHVGSCDDVIVNHATKIKLPWVSQSESDKTYAKFRFLCSS